The following proteins are encoded in a genomic region of Flammeovirga pectinis:
- a CDS encoding S8 family serine peptidase, with protein sequence MIKNYSFLLVLIGCLFLGRDVEAQKLQSISNPNQKWISPSIKTAPSKLFVRFKEANDVNYAYMESGQPQFVSSEKQRLYKLLTDARVKSVLEPMSVLKNSVSDVLQITLYNDNDLERYRNELSKDKNVMYVESVPLPQTFADPNDPLFSDQYHINLVGAIDAWSKKTDNPNAPKNDIVLAIVDDGVLITHEDLVANIFINEGETPNNGKDDDGNGYIDDYNGWDASGTTYENGDPDPTPPEAQAGRFTFSHGTHCAGIAGAVTNNGIGVTSVSNNGIKILAVKATSDDTPSARAITHSTEALMYAIAMEADVVSMSFGSYFYSATVSRMIDEATEDGMLFIAAAGNDNVNLASYPAGYNNVIAVANTTSNDVKSPSSQYGSWIDISAPGTDIISTVAADNGNPKGDYAPYTGTSMSCPLVAGAAAFLKTQDSTLSPIQLKALLLGTATDINPRNPGYQNSLGAGRINMDAAMDALLANRPLAAFNILSDNGILNQELEFENLSIGNGLTYEWNFGDSQKSNATTDTVGHTYTDIPDLGSYIITLTVTDSQGRKNTFRRGIQMTEGPPSSPIETVPFATDFLLDTGGFVTETVFLDGGSGNDIWEHARARGNVLNSGDSSVWVTTSGGGVPFRSFSAILYTPTFDLTTANREYKIHFTKSMDITYCNAPAACQMQYTIDNGGTWKLLGEANDGLGTGWYNKSPNDACAIHPIIFQDQAGWLGNFDNDSTSYNVSFLAGEQVRFRFVYRHESAFQIQDTDDGFMVRDFEVTSEVPTGEFTSPSIVEYINRPLDFIYNSGGATTYAWNFGDGNTSTDQNPTHTYTTAGNYFVSLEVDGNTASNYQDTIAILGEKKAPFYPSDGGDLETNELLFYPYNLAGNDLKKGNSTIDGKSGTTSGDSAYVLGPDTTAYEVPTGFYLYTSVFDLPGDSNSGDSTQMFSFNIKQDVANKVDGMYTEYSDDYGKSWSPLGYFIDPSWTNAFSSEDYWGGEGIPLITGSTNNNWETKFIPLAGFEGEQLAFRLFFVGANADSSGGIGLALDDFRVVPYNPQVTSLSYSVDKTEAGLNQEITFTNTSDADTALIGWYFGEEGDALPSIAYGAGPHEVSYTTEGSKSIAMFVIGSTTQKEFQNAVRIDASITSLEEEIVSNSPIIFPNPGEGNQLHILSDQLIDKVEIYKSTGQVMGLSQKFVNGVMDVSKLPPGVYILKLQQHNGEIYHKKFIKK encoded by the coding sequence ATGATAAAGAATTATTCTTTTCTTCTAGTACTCATTGGATGTCTCTTTTTAGGAAGAGATGTTGAGGCTCAGAAGTTACAATCAATCTCAAATCCAAATCAAAAATGGATAAGTCCTTCCATTAAAACTGCTCCTTCAAAATTATTTGTAAGGTTTAAAGAAGCGAATGATGTAAACTATGCTTACATGGAAAGTGGCCAACCTCAATTTGTTTCATCAGAGAAGCAAAGGTTATATAAATTACTTACAGATGCACGTGTAAAATCTGTTTTAGAACCAATGAGTGTTCTTAAAAACAGTGTATCAGATGTACTTCAAATTACACTTTATAATGATAATGACTTAGAACGTTATCGTAATGAATTGAGTAAGGACAAGAATGTAATGTATGTAGAAAGTGTTCCTTTACCACAAACATTTGCAGACCCTAATGATCCATTATTTTCAGATCAATACCATATTAATTTAGTTGGAGCAATAGATGCTTGGTCTAAAAAAACAGACAATCCGAATGCTCCAAAAAATGATATAGTTTTAGCAATTGTTGATGATGGGGTATTGATAACTCATGAAGATTTAGTAGCAAATATTTTTATCAATGAAGGTGAAACCCCTAATAATGGTAAGGATGATGATGGTAATGGTTACATTGATGATTACAATGGTTGGGATGCCTCTGGAACTACTTATGAAAATGGAGATCCAGACCCAACTCCTCCAGAAGCACAAGCAGGACGGTTTACATTTTCTCATGGAACGCACTGTGCTGGTATAGCAGGTGCAGTAACTAATAATGGAATAGGTGTTACTTCGGTTTCAAATAATGGAATTAAAATTTTAGCCGTAAAAGCAACATCAGATGATACTCCCTCTGCGAGGGCTATTACTCATTCAACAGAAGCGTTGATGTATGCAATTGCAATGGAAGCAGATGTAGTGAGTATGTCTTTTGGTAGTTACTTCTATTCTGCTACTGTGTCTAGAATGATAGATGAAGCAACAGAAGATGGAATGCTTTTTATTGCAGCAGCAGGTAATGATAATGTAAACTTAGCAAGCTACCCTGCAGGATATAATAATGTAATTGCAGTCGCAAATACAACAAGTAATGATGTTAAATCTCCATCTTCTCAATATGGTTCTTGGATTGATATTTCGGCACCAGGTACTGATATTATTAGTACTGTAGCAGCTGATAATGGTAATCCGAAAGGAGATTATGCACCTTATACTGGTACATCAATGTCATGTCCATTAGTTGCAGGAGCAGCGGCTTTCCTTAAAACCCAAGATTCCACTTTGTCGCCAATACAGCTGAAAGCTTTACTTTTAGGAACTGCAACAGATATTAACCCAAGGAACCCTGGTTATCAGAATAGTTTGGGTGCAGGTAGAATAAATATGGATGCTGCAATGGATGCTTTATTGGCAAATAGACCATTAGCTGCTTTTAATATCTTATCAGATAATGGTATCCTAAATCAAGAATTAGAATTTGAAAACCTATCTATTGGTAATGGTTTAACATACGAATGGAACTTTGGTGATAGTCAAAAAAGTAATGCAACTACTGATACAGTAGGACATACTTATACAGATATTCCTGATTTAGGCTCATACATTATTACACTTACTGTTACAGATTCTCAAGGAAGAAAAAATACATTTAGAAGAGGTATTCAGATGACTGAAGGACCTCCTTCTAGTCCAATAGAGACAGTGCCATTTGCTACTGACTTTTTATTAGACACAGGTGGTTTTGTAACAGAAACTGTATTCTTGGATGGAGGGTCTGGTAATGATATTTGGGAACATGCAAGAGCAAGAGGGAATGTATTAAATAGTGGAGATTCTTCTGTTTGGGTTACTACTTCTGGTGGCGGAGTTCCTTTTAGGTCATTTTCGGCTATTTTATATACACCAACCTTTGATTTAACGACAGCGAATAGAGAATATAAAATTCACTTTACAAAGAGTATGGATATTACCTATTGTAATGCTCCGGCAGCTTGTCAGATGCAGTATACAATAGATAATGGAGGTACTTGGAAACTTTTAGGTGAAGCAAATGATGGTTTAGGAACAGGGTGGTATAATAAATCTCCCAATGATGCATGTGCTATTCATCCTATCATTTTCCAAGATCAAGCAGGTTGGTTAGGTAACTTTGATAATGATTCTACATCATATAATGTATCATTTTTGGCAGGGGAACAGGTTCGATTTAGATTTGTATACCGTCATGAATCAGCATTCCAAATCCAAGATACAGATGATGGCTTTATGGTCAGAGACTTTGAGGTGACATCTGAAGTTCCAACTGGAGAATTTACATCTCCGTCTATTGTTGAGTATATAAATAGACCCCTTGATTTTATTTATAATTCTGGAGGTGCAACAACATACGCATGGAACTTTGGTGATGGTAACACATCAACAGATCAAAATCCTACTCATACTTATACAACAGCAGGAAATTATTTTGTTTCTCTTGAAGTGGATGGAAATACAGCATCTAATTATCAGGATACGATAGCAATTTTAGGAGAAAAGAAAGCTCCTTTTTACCCTTCTGATGGTGGAGATTTAGAAACTAATGAGCTCTTGTTCTATCCATATAACTTAGCAGGGAATGATTTAAAGAAAGGGAATTCGACAATTGATGGTAAGTCGGGAACAACGAGTGGAGATAGTGCATATGTGCTTGGCCCAGATACTACTGCTTACGAAGTACCAACAGGATTTTATCTTTATACATCAGTTTTTGATTTACCCGGTGATAGTAACAGTGGAGATTCTACACAAATGTTTTCTTTCAATATTAAACAAGATGTGGCAAATAAGGTAGATGGAATGTATACAGAGTATTCTGATGATTATGGAAAATCTTGGTCTCCTTTAGGGTATTTTATTGATCCATCTTGGACAAATGCATTTTCTTCTGAAGATTATTGGGGAGGAGAAGGTATTCCATTAATAACGGGCTCTACAAATAATAATTGGGAAACGAAATTTATACCTTTAGCAGGTTTTGAAGGTGAACAATTAGCCTTTAGGTTATTCTTTGTTGGAGCAAATGCAGATTCTAGTGGAGGTATAGGTTTAGCTTTAGATGATTTTAGAGTAGTTCCTTATAATCCTCAAGTCACTTCTTTATCTTATTCAGTTGATAAAACGGAAGCTGGCTTAAATCAGGAAATAACTTTTACAAATACATCCGATGCTGATACAGCTTTAATAGGTTGGTACTTTGGAGAAGAGGGAGATGCTTTACCGTCGATAGCTTACGGCGCTGGCCCTCATGAAGTTTCTTATACTACAGAAGGTAGTAAATCAATAGCTATGTTTGTAATAGGGTCAACGACTCAAAAAGAATTTCAAAATGCTGTTAGAATTGATGCTTCAATTACAAGCTTAGAAGAGGAGATTGTTTCTAATTCACCTATAATATTCCCGAACCCTGGAGAAGGAAATCAATTACATATTTTATCAGATCAATTAATTGATAAAGTTGAAATTTATAAATCTACAGGTCAAGTTATGGGACTAAGTCAAAAGTTTGTGAACGGTGTAATGGATGTTTCTAAATTACCACCGGGAGTTTATATTTTAAAACTCCAGCAACATAATGGTGAAATTTATCATAAGAAATTCATAAAAAAATAA
- a CDS encoding outer membrane beta-barrel protein, whose translation MKKIFTLCLLVLLCSISYGQTRSVTGQLIDQETKETIPYATVKLINQNNEITNFGSSDFDGKFSISKIKQGQYSFEATFVGYQNFKREISISNSDVQLGTLYVSPNLQELEEVVIKGMSETVSTKIDRKVYAAADFETARSGTATDMLNKLPSISVSPEGEVSVRGTQGFMVYINGKPTQIDPSTLLSQISANSIQNIEVITVPSAKYDAQGKAGIINITIDKNELNGTSVNVGGMLGGSPWQQGAEPVRGGGNFNIAHQKDKWSYTLGTNYLSRNVDGRREGESTINQFEGPYKGGTYHMDAEGDRPEYHTNYSANLGIGYDINDNSSISASYFYGHKSNKRTANYKYHNYYNDANGNLIPGTNEYIYNPNTHERYGDFHTANLDYNIQFDNMSKLTLGLVYEHSSLGDDLDNKNHIYDNETGTIGEVTTHYTQTTVQPLDGIRLSIDYEMPIADNQTLSFGAQPQFLKQTGNYNYDTLSTNGSWDAHPYSNNYNLTRGIYATYVDYGAHWGKFSLKAGVRMEYMDQRMEVGNYNVFPIVDIPEQDEFVVQKLDFFPSINLDYELTENDRFIFGASRRINRPPTKNMAPFLYRRHYEVYEVGDPTLEPEYVNLAEITYNKSIGNQTIGVTAFYRGVENAVFRVNTVNAGENVLMRSYTNAGNDQSLGLELNANFDIAKKVKLFVGGSLYHYSINGEIYDYNIDQSSMNWSLKSTINADIHKTLSLVWDIDIQSATVTAQGQNDMFYMSNIALVYKPTALPSWTFTGRANDIFQSNIKGLDTTGQDRITGEDAFYQRTTYYRYGPILELSVNYSLNSKKKANKNTVFGEKQF comes from the coding sequence ATGAAAAAAATATTCACTCTATGCTTATTAGTACTTCTGTGCTCAATAAGTTATGGACAAACACGCTCAGTGACAGGGCAACTTATTGATCAAGAAACCAAGGAAACTATCCCTTATGCAACAGTTAAACTGATTAATCAGAATAATGAAATCACCAATTTTGGAAGTTCTGATTTCGATGGAAAATTCTCAATAAGTAAAATAAAACAAGGTCAATATTCATTTGAAGCTACATTTGTAGGTTATCAAAATTTTAAAAGAGAAATCTCTATATCTAATTCCGATGTACAATTAGGTACTTTGTATGTATCGCCAAATTTACAGGAACTTGAAGAAGTTGTAATTAAAGGAATGAGTGAAACAGTAAGTACCAAAATAGATAGAAAAGTATATGCTGCTGCTGACTTTGAAACGGCTAGAAGTGGCACAGCAACTGACATGTTAAATAAACTCCCTTCAATATCTGTTTCTCCAGAAGGTGAGGTATCTGTAAGGGGTACACAAGGATTTATGGTATATATTAATGGTAAACCTACTCAAATAGATCCTTCTACTTTACTATCTCAAATCTCAGCAAATTCTATACAAAATATTGAAGTTATTACTGTTCCCTCTGCAAAATATGATGCACAAGGTAAAGCCGGTATTATCAATATTACAATTGATAAAAATGAGCTTAATGGAACTTCTGTAAATGTTGGAGGTATGTTAGGTGGATCTCCATGGCAACAGGGAGCTGAACCAGTGAGAGGTGGTGGCAATTTTAATATTGCACATCAAAAAGATAAATGGTCCTATACCCTTGGTACAAATTACCTTAGCAGAAATGTGGATGGAAGAAGAGAAGGAGAGTCTACTATTAATCAATTTGAAGGTCCGTATAAAGGTGGTACTTATCATATGGATGCAGAAGGTGACCGCCCTGAGTATCATACTAATTATTCAGCAAATTTAGGTATTGGGTATGATATAAATGATAATTCATCTATTTCTGCATCATATTTCTATGGTCATAAAAGCAATAAAAGAACTGCTAATTATAAATACCATAATTATTACAATGATGCTAATGGTAATCTAATCCCTGGAACTAATGAATATATCTACAATCCCAATACTCATGAAAGGTATGGTGATTTTCATACAGCCAATTTAGATTATAATATTCAGTTTGATAATATGTCTAAACTTACTCTTGGGTTAGTATATGAACACTCTTCTTTAGGAGATGACCTTGATAATAAAAATCACATCTATGATAATGAAACAGGGACCATTGGAGAAGTAACAACACATTATACTCAAACTACAGTTCAGCCTTTAGATGGTATTCGTTTATCTATTGATTATGAAATGCCCATTGCTGATAATCAAACTTTATCTTTTGGAGCACAGCCCCAATTTTTAAAACAAACTGGTAATTATAATTATGATACTTTAAGCACTAATGGAAGCTGGGATGCTCACCCTTACTCAAATAATTATAACTTAACGAGAGGTATTTATGCAACTTATGTAGATTATGGAGCTCATTGGGGAAAATTCAGTTTAAAAGCTGGTGTTCGAATGGAATACATGGATCAGCGAATGGAGGTTGGTAATTATAATGTATTTCCTATCGTAGATATTCCAGAACAAGATGAATTTGTAGTTCAGAAATTGGATTTTTTCCCATCGATCAATCTTGATTATGAATTGACAGAAAATGACCGATTTATATTTGGAGCTAGTAGAAGAATTAATCGTCCACCAACAAAAAACATGGCTCCATTTCTTTATAGAAGGCATTATGAGGTCTATGAAGTTGGTGACCCTACATTAGAACCTGAATATGTAAATTTAGCTGAGATTACATATAATAAATCCATTGGTAATCAGACAATAGGTGTAACAGCTTTTTATAGAGGTGTTGAAAATGCAGTTTTTAGGGTGAATACGGTAAATGCTGGAGAAAATGTACTTATGAGAAGTTATACTAATGCGGGTAATGATCAATCTTTAGGACTTGAATTAAATGCAAATTTTGATATTGCTAAAAAGGTGAAACTATTTGTAGGAGGTTCGTTATATCACTATTCTATTAATGGCGAAATTTACGACTACAACATAGATCAAAGTAGCATGAATTGGAGTTTAAAATCTACAATCAATGCTGATATTCATAAAACACTTTCATTAGTTTGGGATATAGATATACAATCTGCAACAGTAACTGCTCAAGGACAAAATGATATGTTCTATATGAGTAATATTGCTTTGGTATATAAACCCACTGCCCTACCAAGTTGGACATTTACAGGAAGAGCAAATGACATTTTTCAATCTAATATTAAAGGGTTAGATACTACAGGGCAAGATAGAATAACTGGAGAAGATGCTTTTTATCAAAGAACTACATATTACAGGTATGGTCCTATTTTAGAACTAAGCGTTAATTATTCACTTAATTCTAAGAAAAAGGCCAATAAAAATACTGTTTTTGGAGAAAAACAATTCTAA